A region from the Pseudomonas promysalinigenes genome encodes:
- the rpsR gene encoding 30S ribosomal protein S18 codes for MARFFRRRKFCRFTAEDVKEIDFKDLNTLKAYVSETGKIVPSRITGTKARYQRQLATAIKRARFLALLPYTDSHGR; via the coding sequence ATGGCACGTTTCTTCCGTCGTCGTAAATTCTGCCGCTTCACTGCTGAAGACGTGAAAGAGATCGACTTCAAAGATCTCAACACCCTGAAAGCTTACGTATCCGAAACCGGCAAGATCGTTCCAAGCCGTATCACCGGTACCAAAGCTCGTTATCAGCGTCAGCTGGCTACCGCTATCAAGCGCGCCCGCTTCCTGGCCCTGCTGCCCTACACCGACAGCCACGGCCGCTGA
- the rpsF gene encoding 30S ribosomal protein S6 translates to MRHYEIIFLVHPDQSEQVGGMVERYTKLIEEDGGKIHRLEDWGRRQLAYAINNVHKAHYVMLNVECTGKALAELEDNFRYNDAVIRNLVIRRDEAVTGQSEMLKAEENRSERRERRERPEHAESADGDDSNDSDSSDNADE, encoded by the coding sequence ATGCGTCATTACGAAATCATCTTCCTGGTTCACCCGGACCAGAGCGAGCAAGTCGGCGGCATGGTTGAGCGTTACACCAAGCTGATCGAAGAAGATGGCGGCAAAATCCACCGCCTGGAAGACTGGGGCCGTCGTCAACTGGCCTACGCAATCAACAATGTTCACAAGGCTCACTACGTGATGCTGAACGTTGAGTGCACCGGCAAGGCCCTGGCCGAGCTGGAAGACAACTTCCGCTACAACGATGCCGTTATCCGTAACCTCGTCATCCGTCGCGACGAAGCCGTAACCGGCCAATCCGAGATGCTGAAGGCTGAAGAAAACCGCAGCGAGCGCCGTGAGCGTCGTGAGCGTCCTGAGCATGCTGAATCCGCCGATGGCGACGACAGCAATGACAGCGACTCCAGCGATAACGCTGACGAGTAA
- the rlmB gene encoding 23S rRNA (guanosine(2251)-2'-O)-methyltransferase RlmB, which produces MSQLEKIYGVHAVQALLQHHPKRVKQIWLSEGRSEPRMQALLALAAENRVPVGQAERREMDAWVEGVHQGVVAEVSPSQVWGELMLEELLERTETPPLILVLDGVTDPHNLGACLRTADAAGATAVIVPKDKSATLTPVVRKVACGAAEVIPLVAVTNLARTLEKLQQRGLWVVGTAGEAEQEIYQQDLTGPLVMIMGAEGKGMRRLTREHCDFLVKLPMSGSVSSLNVSVATGVCLFEAVRQRQAKR; this is translated from the coding sequence ATGAGTCAGCTGGAAAAAATCTACGGCGTACACGCCGTGCAGGCATTGCTGCAGCATCATCCCAAGCGGGTCAAGCAGATCTGGCTGTCTGAGGGGCGCAGCGAGCCGCGCATGCAGGCGCTGTTGGCACTGGCCGCAGAAAACCGGGTGCCGGTCGGCCAGGCCGAGCGCCGTGAGATGGATGCCTGGGTCGAGGGTGTGCACCAAGGCGTCGTTGCCGAGGTCAGCCCGAGCCAGGTGTGGGGCGAATTGATGCTCGAGGAGTTGCTTGAGCGTACTGAAACGCCGCCGCTGATTTTGGTGCTCGATGGCGTGACCGACCCGCACAACCTTGGCGCCTGCCTGCGCACCGCCGACGCTGCCGGTGCAACTGCAGTGATTGTGCCCAAGGACAAGTCGGCCACCCTGACACCGGTGGTGCGCAAGGTCGCTTGCGGTGCAGCCGAGGTGATCCCGCTGGTGGCGGTGACCAACCTGGCGCGCACACTGGAGAAGCTGCAGCAGCGTGGCCTTTGGGTGGTCGGGACTGCCGGCGAGGCCGAGCAGGAGATTTATCAGCAGGACCTCACCGGCCCGCTGGTGATGATCATGGGTGCAGAAGGCAAGGGCATGCGCCGCTTGACCCGGGAGCATTGCGATTTCCTCGTGAAACTGCCCATGAGCGGTAGCGTCAGCAGTTTGAATGTGTCGGTCGCCACAGGCGTCTGCCTGTTCGAAGCCGTGCGCCAGCGTCAGGCCAAGCGCTGA
- the rnr gene encoding ribonuclease R, with the protein MADWQSLDPEAAREAEKYDNPIPSRELILQRLADRGEPAAREELAAEFGLHEEDQIEALRRRLRAMERDGQLIYTRRGTYAPVDKLDLICGRVSGHRDGFGFLIPDDGSEDLFLSPAQMRLVFDGDRALARVSGVDRRGRREGVLVEVVSRGHESVVGRYFEEGGIGYVTPDNPKIQQEVLVTAGRNGGAKIGQFVEIKITHWPTPRFQPQGDVVEVIGNYMAPGMEIDVALRSYDIPHVWPDDVVKEARKFRSEVQEKDKEKRIDLRHLPFVTIDGEDARDFDDAVYCEPLGKLRMFSGGWRLYVAIADVSSYVRLGSALDNEAQQRGNSVYFPERVVPMLPEELSNGLCSLNPHVDRLAMVCEMTMNKAGQMVDYQFYEGVIHSHARLTYNKVSSMLEHARTREGKALREEYKAVLPDLKNLYNLYKVLVDARHARGAIDFETQETRIIFGEDRKIAEIRPTVRNEAHKLIEECMLAANVATAAFLQKHEVPALYRVHDGPPPERLEKLRAFLGELGLTLHKGKDPSPKDYQALLASIAGRPDFHLIQTVMLRSLSQAVYSTDNNGHFGLNYEAYTHFTSPIRRYPDLLVHRAIRSVIRSKVDTPHVKRAGAMSIPKARIYPYDVNALDQLGEQCSMTERRADEATRDVVNWLKCEFMKDRVGETFPGVITAVTGFGLFVELTDIYVEGLVHVSALPGDYYHFDPVHHRLSGERTGRSFRLGDTIEVKVMRVDLDERKIDFEVSEQQLSAPVGRKGRGSATPQSEAGEAAPQAPVEARATPKPRSRKSEAAEAYFPKDAVQRNAEVRKSREMKKALMSEARSGGHASSKSDKGAKTSGKPTKHRKGPSKSGAPRKSKNKS; encoded by the coding sequence ATGGCCGATTGGCAATCCCTCGATCCCGAGGCCGCTCGCGAAGCGGAAAAATACGACAACCCTATCCCCAGCCGTGAGCTGATCCTGCAGCGCCTTGCCGACCGTGGCGAACCGGCCGCGCGCGAGGAGCTGGCGGCAGAATTCGGTCTTCATGAGGAAGACCAGATCGAAGCGCTGCGCCGCCGACTGCGCGCCATGGAGCGCGACGGCCAGCTTATCTATACCCGGCGCGGCACTTATGCCCCGGTGGACAAGCTCGACCTTATCTGCGGCCGCGTCTCCGGCCACCGTGACGGTTTTGGTTTCCTGATCCCTGATGACGGCAGTGAAGACCTGTTCCTGAGCCCTGCGCAGATGCGCCTGGTGTTCGACGGCGACCGCGCCCTGGCCCGTGTTTCTGGCGTCGACCGCCGTGGCCGTCGCGAAGGCGTGCTGGTCGAAGTCGTCTCCCGTGGGCATGAAAGCGTAGTCGGCCGCTACTTCGAAGAAGGCGGCATCGGCTATGTCACTCCGGACAACCCGAAGATCCAGCAGGAAGTGCTGGTAACCGCCGGGCGCAACGGGGGGGCCAAGATTGGCCAGTTCGTCGAGATCAAGATCACCCACTGGCCTACGCCGCGCTTCCAACCCCAGGGTGATGTGGTCGAGGTGATCGGCAACTACATGGCCCCGGGCATGGAAATCGACGTTGCCCTGCGCAGCTACGATATCCCCCATGTCTGGCCAGACGATGTGGTCAAGGAAGCGCGCAAGTTCCGCTCCGAAGTCCAGGAGAAGGACAAAGAGAAGCGTATCGACCTGCGCCATCTGCCGTTCGTCACCATCGACGGCGAGGACGCGCGCGACTTCGATGACGCCGTGTACTGCGAACCCTTGGGCAAGCTGCGCATGTTCTCCGGTGGCTGGCGCCTCTACGTGGCAATCGCCGACGTTTCCAGCTACGTGCGCCTGGGTTCGGCCCTGGATAACGAAGCCCAGCAACGCGGCAACTCGGTCTATTTCCCCGAGCGCGTGGTGCCGATGCTGCCTGAGGAGCTTTCCAACGGTCTTTGCTCGCTGAACCCGCACGTCGATCGGTTGGCCATGGTCTGCGAAATGACCATGAATAAAGCCGGCCAGATGGTCGATTATCAGTTCTACGAAGGCGTCATCCACTCCCATGCCCGGCTAACCTACAACAAGGTCAGCAGCATGCTTGAGCATGCCCGTACCCGCGAGGGCAAGGCGCTGCGAGAAGAGTACAAAGCGGTTCTGCCGGACCTCAAGAACCTGTACAACCTGTACAAAGTGCTGGTGGATGCCCGTCATGCCCGTGGTGCCATCGACTTCGAAACCCAGGAAACCCGTATCATCTTCGGGGAAGATCGTAAGATCGCGGAAATCCGCCCGACGGTGCGCAACGAGGCGCACAAACTGATCGAAGAGTGCATGCTGGCGGCGAACGTTGCCACTGCAGCGTTCTTGCAAAAGCACGAAGTCCCGGCTCTCTATCGGGTGCATGACGGCCCGCCACCGGAGCGTTTGGAAAAGCTGCGCGCTTTCCTCGGCGAACTTGGGCTGACCCTGCACAAGGGCAAGGACCCATCGCCGAAGGACTATCAGGCACTGCTGGCGAGCATTGCCGGGCGCCCGGACTTCCATCTGATCCAGACCGTGATGCTGCGCTCGTTGAGCCAGGCGGTGTACAGCACCGACAACAACGGCCACTTCGGCTTGAACTACGAGGCGTACACGCACTTCACCTCGCCGATCCGCCGTTACCCGGACTTGCTCGTGCACCGTGCAATCCGAAGCGTCATCCGCTCCAAGGTCGATACCCCGCACGTCAAGCGTGCCGGTGCCATGAGCATCCCCAAGGCGCGTATCTACCCGTACGATGTGAATGCTCTGGACCAGCTTGGCGAGCAGTGCTCGATGACCGAGCGCCGCGCTGATGAAGCTACCCGCGATGTGGTCAACTGGCTCAAGTGCGAGTTCATGAAAGACCGCGTGGGCGAGACCTTCCCAGGTGTGATCACAGCGGTCACCGGCTTTGGTCTGTTCGTCGAACTGACTGACATTTATGTCGAAGGCCTGGTGCATGTCAGTGCGCTGCCCGGTGACTATTACCACTTCGATCCGGTACACCACCGCCTGTCCGGCGAGCGTACGGGTCGCAGTTTCCGTTTGGGCGATACCATCGAGGTCAAGGTCATGCGCGTTGACCTCGACGAGCGCAAGATCGACTTCGAAGTCTCTGAGCAGCAGCTCAGTGCGCCTGTCGGCCGTAAAGGCCGTGGTAGCGCTACGCCGCAGAGCGAAGCGGGCGAAGCCGCGCCTCAAGCGCCAGTCGAAGCCAGGGCTACACCCAAGCCGCGCAGCCGCAAGAGCGAAGCGGCCGAAGCGTACTTCCCCAAAGACGCCGTGCAGCGTAATGCCGAAGTGCGCAAGAGCCGCGAGATGAAAAAGGCACTGATGAGCGAGGCGCGCAGTGGTGGCCACGCCAGCAGCAAGTCTGACAAGGGTGCCAAAACGTCCGGCAAGCCGACCAAGCACCGTAAAGGCCCGTCGAAGTCCGGCGCGCCACGCAAGAGCAAGAACAAGTCATGA
- a CDS encoding extracellular solute-binding protein, translating into MTIRPQPLMRTLAAAVLSLVIGAPAAMADEPVTLTLYNGQHKEIGEAIAKAYEAKTGIHINIRKGSSNQLASQVIEEGDRSPADLIYTEESPPLNNLGELGLLAKIDDATANMVPKEYVGANGTWMGITARTRIVVFNPKKVDEKDLPTTVMDFASPEWEGRVGYVPTSGAFQEQAVAILKMHGREATEEWLTGLKAFGKTYTNNMVALKAVEKGEVAAVLVNNYYWYALERERGKLDSKLYYLADGDAGNLVTISGAAVVKASKHPKEAQALLNWMASEEGQRVITQTTAEYPLHKGMVSDRGLKPFEDLRPPKISPADLGNAEEAIELEREVGLL; encoded by the coding sequence ATGACGATCCGCCCGCAACCGCTGATGCGCACCCTGGCAGCCGCAGTTCTGAGCCTGGTGATCGGCGCCCCGGCCGCCATGGCAGATGAGCCGGTCACCCTGACCCTGTACAACGGCCAGCACAAGGAAATCGGCGAAGCCATCGCCAAGGCCTATGAGGCCAAGACCGGCATCCACATCAATATCCGCAAGGGCAGCAGCAACCAGCTGGCTAGCCAGGTCATCGAAGAAGGCGACCGCTCGCCAGCCGACCTGATCTACACCGAAGAATCCCCACCATTGAACAACCTGGGCGAACTGGGCCTGCTGGCTAAGATCGATGACGCCACAGCCAACATGGTGCCCAAGGAATATGTAGGCGCCAACGGCACTTGGATGGGTATCACGGCGCGTACCCGTATCGTGGTCTTCAATCCGAAAAAGGTGGACGAAAAAGACCTGCCGACAACGGTCATGGACTTCGCCAGCCCGGAGTGGGAAGGTCGCGTAGGCTATGTGCCGACCAGCGGCGCTTTCCAGGAGCAGGCCGTGGCCATCTTGAAGATGCACGGGCGTGAGGCCACCGAAGAATGGCTGACTGGACTCAAGGCATTCGGCAAGACGTACACCAACAACATGGTCGCCCTGAAGGCCGTCGAAAAGGGTGAAGTCGCTGCGGTCCTGGTGAACAACTACTACTGGTATGCACTTGAGCGCGAGCGCGGCAAGCTGGACAGCAAGCTCTACTACCTGGCCGATGGCGATGCCGGCAACTTGGTCACCATCTCCGGCGCCGCCGTGGTCAAGGCCAGCAAACACCCGAAAGAGGCACAGGCGCTGCTCAACTGGATGGCCAGCGAAGAAGGCCAGCGCGTGATCACCCAGACCACCGCCGAGTACCCGCTGCACAAGGGCATGGTTTCCGATCGCGGACTGAAACCGTTCGAAGACCTGCGCCCACCGAAAATCTCGCCTGCCGATCTGGGCAATGCCGAGGAAGCGATCGAGCTTGAACGCGAGGTCGGCCTGCTCTGA
- a CDS encoding ABC transporter permease, with the protein MTAALSQPVPVRFVPRRKRPSTWVVLPVLFLVAMSLLPLLYVAMKAWEAGWREALHLLWRPFVWGLMRNTLLLMAGVTLACMVVGLALAWLLERSNLPGRRLWGVVLCLPFAVPSFISSFTWVSLSSDFEGLGGAIMVMALSKYPLVFLPVAATLRNLDTSLEESARTLGYSRWGVFRKITLPLLWPSILGGALLIALHMLVEFGALSILGLQTFTTAIYQQFELEFSNANAAMLSAVLLALCLLMLWLELRVRGKARHVRIGQGVARRGQPVRLRGWMPLGQLFCLGLAILGSGIPLAMLGYWLSVGSSAAFPVAAISKALLTSLSVSLGGAGVCVLLALPVSFLVVRYKGRLAMWAERLPYLLHALPGLVIALALVVFSLHYVPALYQTTALLLLAYALLFLPLAQAPVRTALNKASPTLEEAARTLGASSFAAFCRVTLPIIFPAMAAAFALVFLDAMKELTATLLLSPTGMTTLATEVWAHTANVEFAAAAPYAALLIVVSGLPVYLLTTRMYLNKA; encoded by the coding sequence ATGACTGCCGCCCTGTCCCAGCCGGTGCCGGTACGCTTCGTACCGCGCCGCAAGCGCCCATCGACCTGGGTGGTGCTGCCTGTGCTGTTCCTGGTGGCGATGAGCCTGCTGCCGTTGCTGTACGTCGCCATGAAGGCCTGGGAAGCTGGGTGGCGGGAAGCACTGCACCTACTCTGGCGTCCCTTTGTCTGGGGCCTGATGCGCAATACCCTGCTGCTCATGGCTGGGGTGACGCTGGCGTGCATGGTCGTAGGCCTGGCTCTGGCCTGGCTATTGGAGCGCAGTAACCTGCCCGGCCGCCGGCTATGGGGCGTGGTGCTGTGCCTGCCGTTCGCAGTGCCGTCGTTCATCAGCAGCTTCACCTGGGTGTCGCTGAGCTCGGACTTCGAAGGGCTGGGCGGGGCGATCATGGTCATGGCGCTGTCCAAATACCCACTGGTATTCCTGCCGGTGGCCGCCACCCTGCGCAATCTCGACACTTCGCTGGAAGAGTCTGCACGCACACTGGGCTACAGCCGCTGGGGCGTGTTCCGCAAAATCACTCTGCCACTGTTGTGGCCGTCGATACTTGGCGGCGCGCTACTGATCGCATTGCACATGCTGGTCGAGTTCGGCGCCTTGTCGATCCTCGGGCTGCAGACTTTCACCACGGCGATCTACCAACAGTTCGAGCTGGAATTTAGCAACGCCAATGCGGCCATGCTCTCAGCAGTACTGCTTGCACTGTGCTTGCTGATGCTGTGGCTTGAACTGCGAGTGCGCGGCAAGGCTCGCCATGTGCGTATTGGCCAGGGCGTAGCACGCCGCGGGCAACCTGTGCGCCTGCGCGGCTGGATGCCTTTGGGGCAACTGTTCTGCCTGGGCCTGGCCATTCTCGGCAGCGGGATTCCGCTGGCGATGCTGGGTTACTGGCTGAGCGTGGGCTCTTCGGCAGCCTTCCCGGTGGCCGCGATCAGCAAGGCTCTGCTGACCTCGTTGTCGGTTTCACTGGGGGGGGCGGGCGTCTGTGTGCTGTTGGCGTTGCCGGTCAGCTTCCTGGTGGTGCGCTACAAAGGCCGCCTGGCCATGTGGGCAGAACGCCTGCCGTACCTGCTGCACGCCCTGCCCGGCTTGGTGATCGCCCTGGCGCTGGTGGTGTTCTCTTTGCACTACGTGCCAGCGCTGTACCAGACTACCGCGCTGTTGCTGCTGGCTTATGCGCTGCTGTTCCTGCCATTGGCCCAGGCGCCGGTACGCACCGCGCTGAACAAGGCTTCGCCGACCCTCGAAGAAGCGGCCCGCACCCTGGGTGCCAGCAGCTTCGCGGCGTTCTGCCGGGTGACCCTGCCGATCATCTTCCCGGCCATGGCGGCGGCCTTCGCCTTGGTGTTCCTTGATGCAATGAAGGAGCTTACAGCTACCCTGCTGCTCAGCCCGACTGGCATGACCACCCTGGCCACTGAGGTCTGGGCGCATACGGCCAACGTCGAGTTTGCAGCGGCGGCGCCTTATGCGGCGCTGTTGATTGTGGTTTCGGGGTTGCCGGTTTATCTACTAACTACGCGGATGTATTTGAACAAAGCTTGA
- a CDS encoding Hcp family type VI secretion system effector, with protein MAFDAYIQIAEITGEALDEQYPNWIEIIGYKFGANQSTSATASSAGGASSGRTTLTNFTFTKYLDSASCKLLEASCAGQHLKEVKLVLCRAGGDKLKYYEVVLEEVIIADYAQSASAGVPVEVVQLNYGRIKTTYTRQKHPDGIAGGNVTGGWDRINNKKYA; from the coding sequence ATGGCTTTCGATGCCTATATTCAAATCGCGGAAATCACTGGCGAAGCGCTGGACGAGCAGTACCCCAACTGGATCGAAATCATCGGCTACAAGTTCGGTGCAAACCAGAGTACCTCTGCCACCGCAAGCTCAGCGGGCGGCGCATCATCAGGCCGCACCACGCTCACCAACTTTACCTTCACCAAATACCTGGACAGTGCTAGCTGCAAGCTGCTGGAGGCTAGCTGTGCCGGGCAGCACCTGAAGGAGGTGAAGCTCGTGCTCTGTCGTGCTGGTGGCGATAAGCTCAAGTACTACGAAGTCGTCCTAGAGGAAGTGATCATCGCCGACTATGCACAGAGCGCCAGCGCTGGGGTGCCAGTGGAAGTCGTGCAGCTTAACTACGGGCGCATAAAGACGACCTACACGCGGCAGAAACACCCTGACGGCATTGCTGGCGGCAACGTCACGGGCGGTTGGGACCGCATCAACAATAAGAAGTATGCGTGA
- a CDS encoding DUF2867 domain-containing protein, with translation MSAQLVAAQADLDFLHSASVQLTAPMTALQAYCAMTSDVPGWLARAFRIRDFISRRFNVADIHGFSPRDPGHVPAIGEHLDFFTVEAISDQQLVLTSRDTHLAVMVCMEVAGLRLKVTTSVRCFNAFGRLYMLPVGQVHGFIVRRMLANL, from the coding sequence ATGTCCGCCCAATTGGTCGCCGCCCAGGCCGACCTCGATTTTCTCCACAGTGCCAGCGTACAGCTCACTGCCCCGATGACCGCCCTGCAAGCCTACTGCGCCATGACCTCGGATGTCCCAGGCTGGCTGGCCAGGGCCTTCCGCATTCGTGACTTCATCTCGCGTCGTTTCAATGTCGCCGATATCCATGGCTTCTCTCCCCGCGACCCAGGGCATGTGCCGGCTATAGGTGAGCATCTGGACTTCTTCACCGTCGAGGCCATCAGCGACCAGCAACTGGTGCTGACCTCGCGTGATACGCACTTGGCGGTGATGGTCTGCATGGAGGTGGCTGGGCTGCGCTTGAAAGTGACCACGTCGGTGCGGTGTTTCAACGCCTTTGGCCGGCTATACATGCTGCCGGTTGGCCAGGTGCATGGCTTCATCGTGCGTCGGATGCTGGCGAATTTGTAG